Genomic DNA from Nonomuraea rubra:
CGGCCGCGACCCTGGTCGTGTACGCGATCCTCGGCTGAGCCGCCACGAGGCCCGGGGACTGCTCAGGTGACCGGCTCGGCGGGCTCGTCCCGTTCGGCCGGCCCGGCACTCGCCGCCGCGGGACCGGCCGGATGCGGCGGACGTACCGGATAGAAGCGGAGCAGAGCCGCGCCGAGCAGCGCGAGCAGCGCCCAGCCCACCACGCCGGTGATGCCGGCCAGCAGCTCGTTCGGCGGGTCCGCGGCGTCGCCCAGCAGCAGCGCGACCCCGGCGATGGCGTTCAGCGAGGCGTGCGCCACGACCGCGGGCCACACGCTGCCCGTACGCAGCCGCAACCATCCCATCACCACCCCGGCCGGCACGCAGAAGCCGATGAACACCAGCGCCGCCCACGAGCCCAGCCTCGGGTAGTTGTAGCCGAGCAGCGTGAACGGGGCGTGCCAGAGGCCCCAGACGAAGCCGGAGAGCAGCAGCCCGGCGAGCATGCCGTTGGTGGACACGAGCCTGGGCACCAGCCAGCCGCGCCAGCCCCACTCCTCGCCCAGCGCCGGGATCGCGTTCAGCACGGGCCCGGCGGCGACGGCGATCACGACCTGCACGATGGCGATGGTGCTCAGGTCGGCGGGCGCCTCGACGCCGCGCGCCTGCCAGGACGCCCTGAGCAGGCTGAGCCGTTCGAGGTCCAGCTCGACCAGCCCCACGGCGGCGCTGATCCCCATGGCCAGGAACGCCAGCAGCGGCACGCCCAGCCACGCCGTCAGCACCAGCACGGCGGTGCGGCCTCGGCGATCGCCGAGCGTGAGCCCGGTCTGCCTGGCCCACTCGCGGAACGGCGTGCGCGAGACGGCCCACACGCCGAGCACCCCCGCGGCCGGGGTGAACATCATCAACGTGCCCAGCACCGGCATCAGCGGCGAGCCCAGCCCGCCGCCGAACCACAGGGGCAGCGCCACGGCCCAGGACAGCCCGAAGGCCAGGACGGTGAAGATGAGCAGAGGTCTTTTCATGACTGGACACGCTCCGCGATGAGGGCGTTGATGAGGGATGCGCCGCGCTCGGCGTCGTCGATGCTGATCGTGAGCTGACCGCCGGAACGGTAGCGGAGTACCAGGCATTCGCCGCCGCGCAGCATGATGGTGGCGTTTCCCGGCAGGCCGCGGAAGCCCCAGCCGCCGACCTCGCCCGGCTGCCGCGTCTGCGACCAGGCGGACTCCACCTTGGACAGGGGGATCCTGCGCGCCGGCCAGCCCAGCGGGCCGAAGCCGATCGTGATCCGGCCGTCGCCGACCCTGACGGAGACGGCCACGGTCGCGAGCCCGACGACGACGAGGATGACGAAGGCGGGCAGCAGCCCCGCCAGGAAGCCGCCGGGGGCCCCGCCGACGAGGGTCAGCACGCCCATCGTCGCGGTGAGTGCCAGCGCCAGGACGGTGGCCGCGGCGAGCCACGGGTTGACCACGCGGCTGACCCAGACGGCCCGCTGGCCCCGCCTGAGCCTGAGCACGGGCGGCTCCCCGCTCCCCGCGGGCTCCTCGTCGGGGGCGCCCCTGCCCAGGTACGCGGCCAGTCCTCCGGCCGCGACCATGGCGGCGATCACGGTCGGGATGTGCCAGCCGGGCAGCAGGGCCTCGCGCCAGGTGGCGGCGTCGAGGTTGACGGCCAGCGTCGAGGCGTCCACGCCGAGCAGGAGCACGCCCGCCCCCACCAGGCACGCGGCGGAGGTGACCCGGGCCGCGCGCCGGTCGCGCGCCCGGCCGAGCAGGAAGAACAGCACCCACAGCCCGGCCCAGAGGGCCTGGGTCAGGATCAGGTGCCCCGTGAACGAGCTCGACCCGTCGGGCACGCTGCCGGACGTCCCCCAGTGGGTGGCCAGGGGATCGGGCAGCCGGTCGCGCAGTGCCAGGGGTGCCACGAGCAGTGCGGTGGCCACGGCGAGCCACCATGCGACGGCGACGACACGGGCTCTCACGTCAGTTCCTCCACGATGGTGATGAGGTCTTCGCGGCTGTAGCCGTACTTCTTGGCCTCGTCGAGCAGTTCGCGGGCGCGCTGCACGAGCAGGGCGCGCCCGTCCGCGAGGCCGGCCACGCTGACGCCGCGGCCTCTCCTGAACTCCAGCAGCCCCTCGTCGCGCAGGTCGCGCAGCGCGCGAAGCACGGTGTTGGGGTTGATGCCCAGCGCGGCGGCCAGGTCACGGGCCGGCGGCAGGCGGTCGCCCGGCCGGTAGGAGCCCTCGCCGATGGCACGGCGGATGGCGCCCGCCACCTGCTCGTGGAGGGGGCGCGCGTCGTTGAGATCCAGCGTCAGCAACATGGTGCTAATGACACTAGCACCATTGATCGAAGAACGCTGACCAACGATTGGTAGGATGAACCCCTGTTTGTGAGTACGCAGAAACCGTGGATAGCATCGGTTTACGTGACCACTGTGCGGCTGAACTCAGCAGATCCAGTCTCCGTCGACACCGACGCGTTGATCGTCGGTTTCCGGCCGGGCCAGGACGGCCCTGTCCCCGCGGTGGGCGCCGACTCCTTGGAGGCCGCCTTCGGCGGCAAGCTCGCCCCGTCGCTCAGCGCCGTGGCGTTCTCCGGCAAGGCGGGTGAGCTGGTCAAGCTGCCGACGTTCGGCGCCGTCACCGCCCCGCTGCTGGTCGCCGTCGGCCTGGGCGACACCCCCGGCCCCGAGGATCTGCGCCGCGCCGCCGGCGCCGCCGCCCGCTCCCTCGCCGGCACCTCCCGTGCCGCGCTCGCGCTGCCCGCCGACACCGCCGAGGAGGCCGAGGCCGTCGCGCTGGGCGCGCTGCTCGGCGCCTACGCCTTCGCCCGCTACCGCACCAACGGCGAGCAGAAGCCCCCCGTGTCCGAGCTCACCGTGCTCTCGGGGCAGCCCGGCGGCGTCGCCGAGCGCGCGAGCGTGCTGGCCGAGTCCGTCTCCCTCGTCCGCGACCTGGTCAACACCCCGCCGTCCGACCTGTGGCCGGCCAGGTTCGCCGAGCTGGCGGAAGAGGTCGGCGGCAAGGCCGGGCTGAGCGTCGAGGTGCTGGACGACCGGCAGCTCAAGGAGGGCGGCTACGGCGGCCTCATCGGCGTCGGCCAGGGCTCGGCCAACGCCCCGCGCCTGGTCCGCCTCGCCTACCGCCACCCCGAGGCAGGCAAGACGCTCGCCTTCGTGGGCAAGGGCATCACGTTCGACTCGGGCGGCCTGTCGCTCAAGCCGTCGGCG
This window encodes:
- a CDS encoding CPBP family intramembrane glutamic endopeptidase, whose amino-acid sequence is MKRPLLIFTVLAFGLSWAVALPLWFGGGLGSPLMPVLGTLMMFTPAAGVLGVWAVSRTPFREWARQTGLTLGDRRGRTAVLVLTAWLGVPLLAFLAMGISAAVGLVELDLERLSLLRASWQARGVEAPADLSTIAIVQVVIAVAAGPVLNAIPALGEEWGWRGWLVPRLVSTNGMLAGLLLSGFVWGLWHAPFTLLGYNYPRLGSWAALVFIGFCVPAGVVMGWLRLRTGSVWPAVVAHASLNAIAGVALLLGDAADPPNELLAGITGVVGWALLALLGAALLRFYPVRPPHPAGPAAASAGPAERDEPAEPVT
- a CDS encoding DUF1648 domain-containing protein, which produces MRARVVAVAWWLAVATALLVAPLALRDRLPDPLATHWGTSGSVPDGSSSFTGHLILTQALWAGLWVLFFLLGRARDRRAARVTSAACLVGAGVLLLGVDASTLAVNLDAATWREALLPGWHIPTVIAAMVAAGGLAAYLGRGAPDEEPAGSGEPPVLRLRRGQRAVWVSRVVNPWLAAATVLALALTATMGVLTLVGGAPGGFLAGLLPAFVILVVVGLATVAVSVRVGDGRITIGFGPLGWPARRIPLSKVESAWSQTRQPGEVGGWGFRGLPGNATIMLRGGECLVLRYRSGGQLTISIDDAERGASLINALIAERVQS
- a CDS encoding GntR family transcriptional regulator; this encodes MLLTLDLNDARPLHEQVAGAIRRAIGEGSYRPGDRLPPARDLAAALGINPNTVLRALRDLRDEGLLEFRRGRGVSVAGLADGRALLVQRARELLDEAKKYGYSREDLITIVEELT
- a CDS encoding leucyl aminopeptidase, which gives rise to MTTVRLNSADPVSVDTDALIVGFRPGQDGPVPAVGADSLEAAFGGKLAPSLSAVAFSGKAGELVKLPTFGAVTAPLLVAVGLGDTPGPEDLRRAAGAAARSLAGTSRAALALPADTAEEAEAVALGALLGAYAFARYRTNGEQKPPVSELTVLSGQPGGVAERASVLAESVSLVRDLVNTPPSDLWPARFAELAEEVGGKAGLSVEVLDDRQLKEGGYGGLIGVGQGSANAPRLVRLAYRHPEAGKTLAFVGKGITFDSGGLSLKPSAAMDLMKSDMGGAAAVLGAVIGIARLGLPVNAVGYLCLAENLPSGTAQRPSDIIHSYSGKTVEVLDTDAEGRLVLMDGIARAAEDSPDLIVDVATLTGAQIVALGWRTSGVMSNDDAIRELVVEAAGAAGEGAWGMPLPEELRKGLDSPIADIANLHPERWGGMLTAAIFLREFVPDGVRWAHIDMAGPAFNKGEPYGYTPKGGTGAITRTLIGLAERHASI